A genomic region of Phenylobacterium parvum contains the following coding sequences:
- a CDS encoding DUF721 domain-containing protein gives MPGRRLPSIAEAAEILARRRTRPARRAAPAAGRSLAPVLKALDARFGQGPGALHARWTEIVGADLARRTEPVRLSPPRGGGPGVLEIRVAGPSATLIQHRSAEILDRVNLFLGAGAAGRLRVVQGPLRNPVANLRQGVSRRRPPPLDAAVEAALDVAAAPARTDRLRAALVDLGRSVHRNRTDPA, from the coding sequence ATGCCTGGACGCAGACTGCCTTCCATCGCCGAAGCTGCGGAGATTCTCGCCCGCCGCCGGACGCGTCCGGCCCGGCGCGCGGCGCCGGCGGCGGGACGCAGCCTTGCCCCGGTCCTGAAGGCCCTGGACGCCCGCTTCGGCCAGGGGCCGGGCGCGCTCCACGCGCGCTGGACCGAGATCGTCGGGGCTGACCTCGCCCGGCGGACAGAGCCGGTCCGGCTCTCGCCGCCCCGCGGCGGCGGTCCTGGCGTTCTTGAGATCCGGGTCGCCGGTCCCTCGGCCACCCTCATCCAGCACCGCAGCGCCGAGATCCTCGACCGGGTGAACCTCTTCCTGGGCGCCGGAGCGGCGGGCCGGCTCAGGGTGGTGCAGGGGCCCCTGCGCAATCCGGTCGCCAACCTTCGACAGGGGGTTTCGCGCCGCCGGCCCCCGCCCCTCGACGCCGCCGTGGAGGCGGCCCTGGACGTCGCCGCCGCGCCGGCCCGCACCGACCGCCTGCGCGCCGCCCTGGTCGACCTTGGCCGCTCCGTCCACAGAAACCGGACCGACCCTGCCTGA
- a CDS encoding F0F1 ATP synthase subunit A gives MASPMEQFEIHKGLQLPTVELPGGLLVDLSLNNSILAMLIAAGLVVAFFAVATSRAAVVPGRMQLMAEGLFSYIDDMAHGIIGHESRKFFPYVFTIFLFVLSMNMLGLFLAFTATSQLAVTATLAVLTFLIVLVVGFIRNGANMYKLFVPSGVPWYMLFLVTPIEIISFFLRPVTLALRLFGNMLGGHVALKVFAGFIPALAGLGAVGVVGAVLPLVGVVALTSLEFLVAFLQAFVFAVLTCVYLNDVVNLGDHH, from the coding sequence ATGGCCAGCCCGATGGAACAGTTCGAGATCCACAAGGGCCTTCAGCTGCCCACGGTGGAGCTGCCCGGCGGCCTTCTCGTCGACCTTTCCCTGAACAATTCGATCCTGGCCATGCTGATCGCGGCGGGCCTGGTCGTCGCCTTTTTCGCCGTCGCCACCAGCCGCGCCGCCGTCGTGCCGGGCCGGATGCAGCTGATGGCCGAGGGCCTGTTCAGCTATATTGACGACATGGCGCACGGGATCATCGGGCACGAGTCCCGCAAGTTCTTCCCCTACGTCTTCACCATCTTCCTGTTCGTCCTGTCGATGAACATGCTGGGTCTGTTCCTGGCCTTCACGGCCACCTCCCAGCTGGCGGTCACGGCCACGCTGGCGGTGCTGACCTTCCTGATCGTGCTCGTCGTGGGCTTCATCCGCAACGGCGCCAACATGTACAAGCTGTTCGTGCCGTCGGGCGTGCCCTGGTACATGCTGTTCCTGGTGACGCCGATCGAGATCATCTCCTTCTTCCTGCGGCCGGTCACCCTTGCCCTTCGACTGTTCGGCAACATGCTTGGCGGCCACGTGGCCCTCAAGGTCTTCGCCGGCTTCATCCCAGCCCTGGCGGGACTGGGCGCCGTGGGCGTCGTCGGCGCCGTCCTGCCCCTGGTGGGCGTGGTCGCCCTGACCTCCCTCGAATTCCTCGTGGCCTTCCTCCAGGCCTTCGTCTTTGCGGTTCTGACCTGCGTCTACCTGAATGACGTGGTCAACCTCGGCGATCACCACTGA
- a CDS encoding AAA family ATPase, translating to MQFQRLRLSGFKSFVDATELRIEPGITGIVGPNGCGKSNLLEALRWVMGANSAKAMRAGGMDDVIFAGSGGRSSRNHAEVVLTIDNAERRAPAAYNDSPVLEVVRRIDRGEGSTYRINGREVRARDVHLLFADASTGSNSPALVRQGQISELIAAKPQNRRMILEEAAGVSGLHTRRHEAELRLRAAETNLSRLDDIARELDSALNRLRREARNAERYRRLSAEIRTLQSAVLYARWAEAGEAVRRLSAEAEEAIRGVEDTARAAAAASARSARAEAAMPALREAETVAAAVLNKLAIDRDRLEREAEALAEEVRRLEADIARIDADRARETQITADAGEALARLAAEISRLEAEVAAAPSRGPELESALRLAEVERDRVQAEVEALAAQVAAEAAQRRAAETRAEEARSRAARTRRALEQAIREREALSGAEGPEAKAAAEALAAAEAELTEARTALEAAEAARTEAARAEGQAQDAAREIRTRLDAAEAEARGLLRLLKDSAEDGFAPAVDSITPERGLEAALAAALGDDLDAALDPRANAFWRGAPTPPVALPAGAEPLADRVKAPQALAARLALVGLVDRSDGDRLAASLSPGVRLVSREGDLWRWDGFVARADAPRASAVRMAQRGRLAELEDLLAGQRPEAEAAAAALVAAASALAVAEAGVRDGRRRPAAAEQVVAQARQARERHDREAARREAQKQSLDDLIRRFEAEMSETEAVLAAAEAEVAAAGDAGDARTRLEAARALTGPAVEAAAQARAALDAEVRERDGRRRQLERTLEDREDWSRRSAAAAQRLDRLAGERAKAVAGLDAAREKPATHADRLQALLTELGQAEARRAGTSDSLAAAEAERAEATRAVRSAEAAASEVRERRAGLDARLESARERLAEIAGQIRETARVEPEDLARSLADEAVAIPAEAGGVEAHLYNLERQREALGAVNLRAEEEAREYAERLDTLRTEQADLTGAIARLRQGIDELNGEGRERLLAAFEVINGHFQALFQALFEGGQAELRLVESDDPLEAGLEIFACPPGKRLAAMSLMSGGEQALTACALIFAVFLANPAPICVLDEVDAPLDDANVDRFCNMLDEMRRRTRTRFIAITHNPVTMARMDRLFGVTMAERGVSQLVSVDLRQAEALAAE from the coding sequence GTGCAGTTCCAGCGGCTCAGGCTCTCCGGCTTCAAGTCCTTCGTCGATGCGACGGAACTGCGCATCGAGCCCGGAATCACGGGCATTGTCGGGCCGAACGGCTGCGGGAAGTCCAACCTGCTGGAAGCCCTGCGCTGGGTGATGGGCGCCAATTCCGCCAAGGCCATGCGGGCCGGCGGCATGGACGACGTGATCTTCGCCGGGTCCGGGGGGCGCTCGTCGCGGAACCACGCCGAGGTCGTCCTGACCATCGACAACGCCGAGCGCCGGGCGCCCGCCGCCTACAATGACAGCCCGGTCCTGGAGGTCGTCCGTCGGATCGACCGGGGAGAAGGCTCCACCTACCGGATCAACGGTCGTGAGGTCCGGGCCCGCGATGTCCACCTGCTGTTCGCAGACGCCTCCACGGGCTCCAACTCGCCAGCCCTGGTGCGTCAGGGCCAGATCTCCGAGCTGATCGCGGCCAAGCCCCAGAACCGGCGGATGATCCTGGAGGAGGCCGCCGGCGTTTCCGGCCTCCACACCCGGCGGCATGAGGCGGAGCTGCGGCTAAGGGCGGCCGAGACCAATCTCTCCCGGCTGGACGACATCGCCCGCGAGCTGGACTCGGCCCTCAACCGCCTGCGCCGGGAAGCCCGGAACGCCGAGCGGTACCGCAGGCTCTCCGCCGAGATCCGCACCCTCCAGTCCGCCGTGCTCTACGCTCGCTGGGCCGAGGCCGGAGAGGCGGTTCGCCGCCTGTCCGCCGAGGCCGAAGAGGCGATCCGGGGGGTCGAGGACACGGCGCGGGCGGCGGCGGCGGCCAGCGCCCGCTCGGCCCGGGCCGAGGCCGCCATGCCCGCCCTGCGGGAGGCCGAGACCGTGGCGGCGGCCGTCCTGAACAAGCTGGCCATCGACCGCGACCGGCTGGAGCGCGAGGCCGAGGCCCTGGCCGAGGAGGTCCGCCGGCTGGAGGCCGACATCGCCCGTATTGACGCCGACCGGGCCCGCGAGACCCAGATCACGGCCGACGCCGGTGAGGCCCTGGCCCGCCTGGCCGCCGAGATCAGCCGCCTGGAGGCGGAGGTCGCCGCCGCCCCCTCCCGGGGCCCCGAACTGGAGTCCGCCCTTCGCCTTGCGGAGGTCGAGCGCGACCGTGTCCAGGCCGAGGTCGAGGCCCTGGCCGCCCAGGTCGCCGCCGAGGCCGCCCAGCGCCGCGCCGCCGAGACGCGCGCGGAAGAGGCCCGCAGCCGGGCGGCCCGGACCCGCCGGGCCCTGGAGCAGGCCATTCGCGAGCGCGAGGCCCTGAGCGGCGCCGAGGGCCCGGAGGCGAAGGCCGCAGCCGAAGCCCTGGCCGCAGCCGAGGCCGAGCTCACCGAAGCCCGCACCGCCCTCGAGGCGGCTGAGGCGGCCCGGACCGAAGCCGCCCGCGCCGAGGGCCAGGCCCAGGACGCCGCCCGCGAGATTCGCACCCGGCTCGACGCCGCCGAGGCCGAGGCGCGGGGCCTATTGCGCCTTCTCAAGGATTCCGCCGAGGATGGCTTCGCCCCGGCTGTCGATAGCATCACGCCCGAGCGCGGCCTCGAGGCGGCGCTGGCCGCCGCCTTGGGCGACGACCTCGACGCGGCGCTGGACCCCAGGGCCAACGCCTTCTGGAGGGGCGCCCCCACGCCGCCGGTTGCATTGCCCGCGGGCGCTGAACCCCTGGCGGATCGGGTGAAGGCGCCCCAGGCCCTGGCTGCCCGCCTCGCCCTGGTCGGGCTGGTGGACCGCAGCGACGGTGATCGTCTGGCCGCCAGCCTGTCGCCGGGCGTGCGGCTGGTGTCCCGCGAGGGAGACCTCTGGCGGTGGGACGGTTTTGTCGCCCGGGCGGACGCCCCCAGGGCCTCGGCCGTCCGGATGGCCCAGCGCGGACGGCTGGCCGAGCTGGAGGACCTGCTGGCGGGCCAGCGCCCCGAGGCCGAAGCCGCCGCCGCCGCCCTCGTCGCCGCGGCCAGCGCCCTTGCGGTTGCAGAGGCCGGGGTCCGGGACGGCCGCCGTCGCCCCGCCGCCGCAGAACAGGTCGTGGCCCAGGCCCGCCAGGCGCGGGAGCGTCATGATCGCGAGGCGGCGCGCCGCGAAGCCCAGAAGCAGTCCCTGGACGACCTGATCCGGCGCTTTGAGGCCGAGATGTCCGAGACGGAGGCGGTCCTCGCCGCCGCCGAGGCCGAGGTCGCCGCAGCTGGCGACGCCGGGGACGCCCGAACCCGCCTGGAGGCCGCCCGCGCCCTGACCGGTCCGGCCGTGGAGGCCGCCGCCCAGGCGCGCGCCGCCCTGGACGCCGAGGTGCGCGAGCGCGATGGCCGCCGCCGCCAGCTGGAACGGACACTTGAGGACCGCGAAGACTGGAGCCGCCGTTCGGCCGCCGCCGCCCAGCGCCTGGATCGCCTGGCCGGGGAGCGCGCCAAGGCCGTCGCCGGCCTGGACGCCGCCCGGGAAAAGCCCGCCACCCACGCCGATCGTCTGCAGGCCCTGCTGACCGAGCTGGGCCAGGCGGAGGCCCGCCGGGCCGGCACTTCCGACTCCCTGGCGGCCGCCGAGGCCGAGCGGGCCGAAGCAACCCGCGCTGTGAGGTCCGCCGAGGCCGCCGCCTCCGAGGTGCGGGAGCGCCGGGCGGGCCTCGACGCCCGGCTGGAGTCCGCCCGCGAGCGGCTGGCCGAGATCGCCGGCCAGATCCGCGAGACCGCCCGCGTCGAACCCGAGGACCTGGCGCGCTCCCTGGCGGACGAGGCCGTCGCCATCCCCGCCGAGGCCGGCGGGGTCGAGGCCCACCTCTACAATCTCGAGCGCCAGCGCGAGGCCCTGGGAGCGGTGAACCTGCGGGCCGAGGAAGAGGCCCGCGAGTACGCAGAGCGGCTGGACACCCTGCGCACGGAACAGGCGGACCTGACCGGGGCCATAGCCCGGCTGAGGCAGGGCATTGACGAGCTCAACGGTGAGGGGCGAGAGCGCCTGCTGGCGGCCTTCGAGGTGATCAACGGCCATTTCCAGGCCCTGTTCCAGGCCCTCTTCGAAGGCGGCCAGGCCGAGCTGCGCCTGGTGGAGTCCGACGACCCCCTCGAAGCCGGCCTCGAGATCTTCGCCTGTCCGCCGGGCAAGCGGCTGGCCGCCATGAGCCTGATGAGCGGCGGCGAGCAGGCCCTGACCGCCTGCGCCCTGATCTTCGCCGTCTTCCTGGCCAACCCGGCCCCGATCTGCGTGCTGGACGAGGTGGACGCGCCGCTGGACGACGCCAATGTCGACCGGTTCTGCAACATGCTGGACGAGATGCGCCGGCGCACCCGGACCCGCTTCATCGCCATCACCCACAACCCCGTCACCATGGCGCGGATGGACCGGCTCTTCGGGGTGACCATGGCCGAACGTGGGGTCTCGCAGCTGGTTTCGGTGGACCTGCGGCAGGCCGAGGCCCTGGCGGCGGAGTAG
- a CDS encoding DsbA family protein — protein MSRFRPLALAALAGALLLAACSRGPAPSAEDMTLGDPKAPVKMVEYASASCSHCATFNNTVFPEFKTKYIDTGKVHYTLKEFLTPPNELAAAGFLTARCAGKDKYFTVLDAIFRSQQEIFQTGDMRGVLLRVAQSAGLTEAQFNACITDEEALKALNARVDRAIKQDRITGTPAFFINGKSVGEGEISLAALEKAVAEASK, from the coding sequence ATGTCCCGGTTCCGTCCCCTCGCCCTGGCCGCCCTCGCGGGCGCCCTCCTCCTCGCCGCCTGCAGCCGCGGCCCCGCGCCTTCGGCCGAGGACATGACCCTGGGCGATCCCAAGGCGCCGGTGAAGATGGTCGAGTACGCCTCAGCCAGCTGCTCCCACTGCGCGACCTTCAACAACACGGTCTTCCCGGAGTTCAAGACCAAGTACATCGACACCGGCAAGGTCCACTACACCCTCAAGGAATTCCTCACTCCGCCCAACGAACTGGCGGCGGCGGGCTTCCTGACCGCGCGCTGCGCCGGCAAGGACAAGTACTTCACCGTCCTGGACGCGATCTTCCGCAGCCAGCAGGAGATCTTCCAGACCGGCGACATGCGCGGCGTCCTGCTCCGCGTCGCCCAGTCCGCAGGCCTGACCGAGGCGCAGTTCAACGCCTGCATCACCGACGAGGAGGCGCTCAAGGCCCTCAACGCGCGCGTCGACCGGGCGATCAAGCAGGACAGGATCACCGGCACCCCCGCCTTCTTCATCAACGGCAAGTCGGTGGGCGAGGGCGAGATCAGCCTGGCGGCCCTCGAGAAGGCCGTCGCCGAAGCCTCGAAGTAG
- a CDS encoding F0F1 ATP synthase assembly protein I — MPGSDPSREEAIRRLDEQAAALEARTTREVPDHGSQAAGYGYRIMALLFGGVFVGVGFGAVVDFLVGSAPWGMIVGVLGGFAISIWLAVRSARIYGAEAARDWGPPRDLPDDAEDEDD, encoded by the coding sequence ATGCCAGGATCGGATCCATCGAGGGAAGAGGCCATTCGTCGGCTTGACGAGCAGGCCGCCGCCCTCGAAGCGCGTACGACCCGGGAGGTTCCGGACCATGGGAGCCAAGCGGCGGGCTATGGATACCGCATCATGGCCCTGCTGTTTGGCGGGGTGTTCGTGGGCGTTGGGTTCGGGGCGGTGGTCGACTTCCTGGTCGGCTCGGCGCCCTGGGGAATGATTGTCGGGGTCCTGGGGGGCTTCGCCATCTCGATCTGGCTGGCCGTGCGTTCGGCCAGGATTTACGGCGCCGAGGCGGCGCGGGACTGGGGCCCCCCGAGGGACCTGCCCGATGACGCCGAGGACGAGGACGATTGA